The proteins below come from a single Tachypleus tridentatus isolate NWPU-2018 chromosome 13, ASM421037v1, whole genome shotgun sequence genomic window:
- the LOC143240441 gene encoding histamine H2 receptor-like, whose amino-acid sequence MFPLPLNVKLNATVPDNSSTFVSLYSSFLTDYFIVTATIETLLMVAILAENFLVAVVVLRSPHLRTYTNMFLLSLSASDALAGVSIFVIVLTILKPIVTEYIPSCKLRYAMLMTYWMASIHSLLAITFDRLVAIVYPLYYRIFMTKLRVIIVLGIIWSYSIAVGSTIFVLNEPPVIKKHVCDLLINTSRDYLFYCACNFVLVVMLIFLCYWRIFLVARDQARRYPPGFQSPYLHNSQKSRPMMKDKKYVQTLAMVIGVLVACWVPLVVILLFELIHGITYGMQTARIIASFFLSV is encoded by the coding sequence ATGTTTCCGTTACCTTTGAACGTCAAATTAAACGCTACAGTTCCTGATAACAGCTCCACTTTTGTATCACTCTACTCTTCTTTTTTAACTGACTACTTTATTGTAACCGCTACCATTGAGACATTACTTATGGTAGCCATCCTTGCAGAGAACTTCTTAGTGGCAGTCGTGGTCCTCCGGTCACCCCACCTCCGGACTTACACTAATATGTTCTTGCTGAGCTTGAGTGCTTCGGATGCATTAGCTGGAGTCTCCATTTTCGTGATTGTACTGACAATCCTGAAACCCATAGTGACAGAGTATATTCCATCCTGTAAACTGAGGTATGCTATGTTGATGACTTATTGGATGGCATCAATTCACAGTCTTTTAGCCATTACTTTTGATCGTTTAGTGGCCATAGTTTATCCTCTGTATTACCGAATTTTTATGACCAAGTTACGAGTAATCATTGTTTTGGGCATAATTTGGTCATACAGCATTGCCGTGGGCTCTACCATATTTGTATTAAATGAGCCACCAGTCATAAAGAAACATGTCTGTGATTTGCTGATTAACACGTCTcgtgattatttgttttattgcgCATGCAATTTCGTGTTAgtagtaatgttaatatttttatgttactggCGCATATTTCTGGTGGCTCGTGATCAGGCCCGAAGATATCCTCCTGGATTTCAATCACCATACCTACACAACTCTCAAAAAAGCCGGCCCATGATGAAAGACAAGAAATATGTCCAAACGTTAGCCATGGTAATTGGAGTACTTGTAGCTTGTTGGGTGCCTCTAGTGGTCATCCTTCTTTTTGAGCTGATACATGGAATCACATATGGCATGCAAACCGCTCGAATCATCGCCAGCTTTTTTCTCTCAGTTTAG